One genomic segment of Passer domesticus isolate bPasDom1 chromosome 21, bPasDom1.hap1, whole genome shotgun sequence includes these proteins:
- the LOC135284530 gene encoding uncharacterized protein LOC135284530, translating to MEQRPPRDPRMAWVEEEEEGSGADPGEETEEVVPFHPPQEDAAVERTQEQQSSRGHFRRTAQLVCKFIKRIRQEETITRGAAYRPYSPIFQSKTSAALLYMLVEEDCYHPKQVPAMVRYIHQWLLANDSAEHRLDMALLDLTEATLVMWKVLQVPCIPRIMKVYFPHLFVHLLFQVFFSTLDMPEEVLECLDLRECSDSVLEIMTKNLRSEDGERRHLALRGLVVLGKNPLMLPECFGTGFGL from the exons atggagcagagacccccaagagaccctaggatggcctgggtggaggaggaggaagaaggctctggagctgacccaggagaggagacagaagaggtggtgccattccatccaccacaggagg atgcagccgtggagcgcacacaagagcagcaatccagccgtggccacttccgcagaacagcgcag ctcgtttgcaaattcatcaagaGGATTCGGCAGGAAGAGACCATCACCAGGGGCGCTGCGTACAGACCATACTCGCCCATCTTCCAAagcaagaccagtgctgccctgctgtatatgcttgtagaggaagattgttaccatccaaagcaa gtgcccgccatggtgaggtacatccaccagtggctcctggccaatgattccgctgagcacaggctggacatggccctgctggatctcactgaa gcaactctggtgatgtggaaggtcctccaggtgccctgcATCCCACGTATAATGAAGGTGTATTTCCCACACCTCTTTGTgcacctgctcttccaagtgttcttcagcactctggatatgccagaagag gtcctcgagtgcctggacttgagggaatgcagcgacagtgttctggagatcatGACAAAGAACCTGCGGAGCGAGGACGGGGAGAGGCGTCACTTGGCACtccgaggcctcgtggtgctgggcaagaatcccttgatg ctgcccgagtgcttcgGGACGGGCTTTGGCctctag